Genomic DNA from Oryza sativa Japonica Group chromosome 5, ASM3414082v1:
TGTGGTTAGAGAAGGCTAGAGAAGGAGTTTGGGTTGTTGCAGTTTGGTTTGTTACAGTTCTGCATGTGGGCAGATTTGCAGTGCTTCAGTTTTTTGATGTTTCGGGGCTCTAAATGTTATTTCCTGCAAAAGTGTATAACTAGAAAGTTGTAGATAATATTTGGATTTATCTTCTAACCAAAGGGCGCGATTTTATCTCAAGTGGTTTAGGAGATATAATATTTTTAGTATGACTATTGTTTTTATGTCATAATCTGGATAGTAGTAGATTGAACTGTTTATGGAGGGGTTAAACAGCAAAATCAGTCAGGCTGCCTATAGACAAAGCTGTAGAGTTTTCCCCAAGCTTTCCATATTGGTAAAATACACTTTTATCGGATGATTAGAACTCCAGATATAGTTTGTTTTGTATGTACCCTCTGAAATTTTGGACAGATTCTGAAGCTTGCTTTCAAGCgcaaattagaccatttaaatggcagaataaaaatatgcttTCTACATAAAAGTTGTAGGTATTGTTCCGTAGATTTTCAAAATGTATATATTTTCAGTCATAGTCTTTTCATATTTCAAGATATAAAGGTTTAAAGCAGCAATCTTGTGTACAGTCCAAGCGGCGTTCCTTGTATTGCGTTTTAACGGGATGGGGCAGTAGGTTCACCTTTTTATTGTTTTATATGCATGTTTGAATGTGTTTGCTTaggttttgtttgtgattaggtTGTGATCCTTCAGATCGTGTATGATACCAACCCTTCATTGGAGGTAAGTGCATGACGAACTAATTGTGTGATTCTTGGAGTGATtgctctatctatttattttcaTTATATTTATGTGTGATATGTGATTACATATGTTCAGATTGTTCATGCTATTTAGATTTCGAGTTCATCTTATGTTTACGATGTTATTCTTGTTTGATAGTCCGGATTCTGGTTCTGAttaaataattcaagttccATGTTTGCCATGGATGTGTAATATGGtttcaatttggttctttgTTTCCGGTTTCAATTATTCATGTTTCATGCGAGCCATGTGCTATCTAGTTTTGTATTCATGTTCATGTGGGTAAGCGCTGATCACGCTTACTTGGCTTTGTCGGCAAATGCTAGGATGTATTCACTATTGTCCGGGATGGaaactactatttcaattcatgcctacccgggatgggaactactatcttctttgacttggtgtttgaaaatgtgtttcctatcaaagaaagaaagcattctgttcatgctttattgccaatgatgtgtatatgtgttttctagtttcatattgtacttgctgagtatttttatactcactcttgtgttttatttggttttaggtACGCATTGAGACCGACATGCATGGGCGGGAAGTAGCTCCCTTATATATACATTTATCTGCACACTATCAACCTATATTGCCTAGGTCCATAATGACACTTAAACTATATCATGGTCCAGTCTTATAATAATCTTTTAGATATCTTTTAGTTTCTTTCCATGGATTATATGCAAAGTTTTAAATCTCCGGCTAAGCCTCTTAGCTGCTGACCTTCTCAACAGCTAAGCACAGCTATAGCTGGAGATAGCTGCAGCTAAGCCATTTAGCTGtttttgcaaataaataaataaataaaagacaTGATCTTGGCATAACTTCATAACCATTACCAATTGATACATAACCAGTTCAAATGAGTACATTACAAGTTCATAGGAGTACATTACATCACAGGCTAAGTGGTTAACAGAATACTGAAACATCAGTTTCACAAAAGTACAGCATTCTGGAATAAAGACAACAGTACAACACAAAGGTCATCAAGAATTCTGGATAGTGGATACTAAATTACTAATATGAGGCAATATTGCAATCTTCATTTCTTCTAGTCATCAATCATCGGTCTAAGAGacaaagggagagggagagggtgacTTATCAGAATCAGAAGTCTGCATTGGAATACCATCATCACAATCTTCTGAGTCGGATGATGGAGCTTCAGGATGCACTGGGGCATTGCGCATCAAAGACTGTAGGCTTCTGACTTTCCTCTTCTTAGCGTGCACAGGCCTTTTCCTTTTAGCTGGTGCTGGTGCTTGTGGTGTTGTGTGCTGCTGTGACTCTTTTGCACATTGTTGATCCATTTCACTTGATGAAGGCACAACACCAGTAATGAATTCATTGTCACCATCTGCCACAACATCATCCACTTCCTTCTCTATAGGATCTCTACCCTTGTTCTCTCTCTTATTTCTTAACTTGGAGTTAAATTTAACAAACACCAGATCTCGCATCCTTTCATGAAGTAGCCTGTTGCGCTTCTTTGTATGAACCTATAAGCCAAGTAGTGAACACAACGCTGCAGGTCAGATCTAAATTCCATAAATAAGCATTATAATTCAAAATAGACAGCATGCACATAAAGCTACAGGTCACAAATTTCTTTTTACCTGTTCAAAAACTGACCAGTTCCTCTCACAAGCTGAGGAGCTGCAGGTCAAACTCAAAATCCTTGCAGCCAACTTCCTAAGATTTGGTGTGCTTGTGCCATGGTTCAGCCACCATTTTGCTGCATAAACATTACACAAATTACAACAAAAATGATATTCAGCAATAAAATTAAGTTCACATGTTGAGATCTGAACCTGGATTGAAATTTTTGTTCTTTCGCTGCCTTACGGCAATTTCGTGTCCAAAACTCCCATGCTGATCTTGATACAAGTTGAGTTCTTCAATTATTTTGTCTTGGATATCTTCATCATCAATCAACTTGTCAATACAGGAAATCACACCTGCTCTAAATGATCCATCACTCTCGATCTCTTGCTTATTTGGGAAGTAGTAGTAGGGGTTCAAATAGTACCCAGCCAGGTGTAGTGGAGCCTTGATCTTGTTGTCCCATCTTTTATCAATGATATCCCAAACTTCTATGAAGCGGCTCTTATCATTATCGAATCTCTGAGAAATTTCTTTCTTCGCCTCAAGCATTAAACCATGGAAGAATCCCATTGATGGTACATCGCTGTCCATTCTTCTCAACACGTTAGCCAATGGCTCAAAGTAATTAACTGCAATGTCAACATTTTTCCAAAAGGTTTCAGATCTGATCACTTTGCTGGCTTTCTTCCCCTTGGCCTGCTTCAAGTAACCCAATTGCTCCATCTCATCTGATTTAAATAGTCTTACTAACTCTTTTTTGTTGTCTAACAAGCTTTTTAGATTCAAATAAGCTGTGGCAAATCGTGTAACCCCAGAGCGAACCAAGTCTCTGTTAAGAAACTTTCTCATCAAATCCAACACCCTAGTATGAGCATACAAGAAAACAGTCACTTGTCTTGCATTAGCAATGGTTTCCTCAACTGGTCCAAGCTTCCCAATATCCTCGAGCATGAGATCCAAGCAATGAGCAGCatatccattccaaaatattgaTGGTCTTTTTGCTGTCAATAGACTTGCTGCAGTTGTGTTGACGCTAGCATTATCAGTCACCACTTGGACAACATGTTGTTCCCCTATCTCTTCTATGTACCTGTCCACAAGTTCAAAGATATATTTGCCATCTTTCCTGTCACCTGAGCATTCCACTGAATCTAAGAAGAGTACCCCATGAGCACTATGCACAACTAAATTCATCACTCCCCTACCCTTCCTATCTGTCCATGCATCTGTCATGATAGAACAACCTGTGAGCTCCCATGATTCCTTGTGCTCCTTGAATCCATCCATCaccttttccttccttttctgtAAGAACGATCCACTCATCTCATAGGGACTAGGCCCTTTCAGACTTCTACCAAATTGTCCAATGGCCTCTAACATATGAGCAAAGCTAGGAAGGGTTACTGTGTTGTGTGGAATACTAGCTTCATAGAACCATTGACATATGTACTCACAAGTTctattcctcctctcttctcttttctgagTTGTCAATGCTGTTTGAACCTTATTGCTTAGCTTAATTACTCTTTGTGTCATACTGGCAGATTCTTCTATAGAAGGAGGCTTGTAGTACTTGTCAATAGTATGACCACCTGCTACAGATCTAGAGCTACTAGATCCTGTTGTCTCCTTTGGCTTCACCACAAGAACATTATTGCCATGATCTGAACCTTCACTGCCACTTTCACAATCTGAATTTTCTATGTCAACTTCAGCTCTGGCCACttccttttctttgtttttctgttCCTTTTCACTAGTCTTCTTGGTAAGCAAATCAAACATCTCTTGCTGCACTGGACTTGGAACTTTCTGACACTTAGTAGTATTGAAACCTTTAATTCCAGCAAGATGGTACTTAATTCTTGTAATTCCAGCAGTGCAGACCTTGTCACAATACTTGCACCGTAGGTGATGTTTCTTGGTTATGTCTGGGCAGAAACAGTGAGCCCATGCAGGATCATCTGAGTTGATACCAGCTTGTTTTGGTCCAGCTTCTACTGAGACAGAGGCAGCACTGGACGGATTACCTATACAAAAAGCAAACTTAGCCCACATTAATGCTAGCGTCAAAGCTGCCTAAGCATCAAAATAATGCAAACTGATATAGCACGTATTATCATTACCACCTAAACAGGCGAAACAAGCAAACGAGAGATCTCAGGGAGTAAGAAAATAATTCACATATAGTAAGATCTACATCATAAGGCAAGTATCTGAAATTAGAGGTAACAAATATGGACAACTTGTTCACATATTGTAAGATCTGCAACATACAAgcaaaaaagagaggaggatgTGAGAACTGACCGGATTGTTGTGCCATGCCGTCACCTTTGGTGCTGCTGCTTCAGTGCTTCGGAGACGTTGCACTGACGGACCTCCTCGTCGGACTTGCGCCGCTGCTCAGCTGCCTtcaaagccgccgccgctggttgGACGCCCGCTTGAAGCAGCAGCCGGCGCCGGTCGCCTCCACGAGCCGCTTGCGTTGGTCGATCCGCTtgaagccaccgccgccgccggacgcctctgcgccactgccgccggccgcctccacttGTCTTGCAGCTGGAGAGTGAGCGCTTCGAAGTTGGAATGGATAGTGTGCTGCTGGGAGCTTACGAGCTAGGGTTTGCAGCACTTTACCCACCTCTCGACTCTGGTCTAGTTGGGCCGGTTTCCTCTTGGGCCAGACCGGCCGCGTTTTACAATTTAGCTACGCTAAATTACGGCCAGTTTAGCGGCTATTGCCGGCTAAATTGCGCTATTAGCGTCCCGCTATTCTTAGCGCTAAAAACTGCATCTCTTAGCTCCGTCCGTTCCCAGCAGCTATCTCCGGCTATAGCGGCAGCTATAGCCGGAGATTTAAAACTTTGATTATATGGATGGATAGCGCTATGGGAATGATGTTATTATTAGTTTAATCTATAATTGCATGTCGTGGATGTTCGTATTTATAAGAGAGActctttcaaaatttttaatgaGTTTAGGACTTAGTGGTTTCTGTACCGTAGTGTGTAGCATTCTAGGGGCCtgtttggtagggctccaaCTACAAACTCCTAGCTCTGAACTCCAACTCCAGTTGGAGCTAGCCCCTATTGGAGCTGGAGGTACCCCTGAAAGTGATAATTACCTTGGGGAGGATGGGGAAAGATATTTATATCGGTTCGCAATGCATTAAATAACACGGTTGTGTCATGCATTGATCCAGGTTGTCCAATAGATGCATAGATAAATCTCATATCATGATCACAAATAGCCATCACATTTTGAGTGGTTGATTTAGATCTACCAATATATCTGATCTTCTCTTCATCTGGAACAACTGCAAGGATATGAGTACCATCAACTGTCCCAATGCAATCTTTGAAATGTGGCCACATACGACGATCCTTCCTAATTCTATCATGGACAGTAGGAAAGTTTGGATCCTTTGGATGCACAATATCATGTCCCAACTCCACAACAGCAAACAATACTTCTTCAAATTTTCTTGATATTGTCTCACCAGAATGCTTAAAACGATTTTGTGCCCTTTGGTTTGATGAACCGTCACCTAGAATGTACAGAAAAATTGCAAGTGCCTCCATTGTGTGCATGTGTACAGTAGGTGCCCTTTGCAGCAAATTGCTCAATAACTTCGTCATACCTAGAATTGGATAAATGGGTATTTGGACGATTACCCACAACTACTTGATCAGCAAAAATCTCACACACAACTCTAGTGTTGTAGTCATTCCAATCAACAGAGTCAATTGGCATTTTAACACTCTTCGATAGCACATTTTGAGCCATGCCTGCCATCCATTCACACCATAGTTTCAAAAATTTAGGTCAATGTTCAGAATTACTAGTATAGTTTCACATAATATGTTCAAGCCAGGTTATACTACATTTATACACCAAGAACTTTTGGCCAAATTATATATGAATGAACCCTGAAGTGGACACCTTTTTTCCCTTAGTACAATTATATGCATCAATCTGAAAGTCATAGAACCAAGGAACAGCTTGTAATAAATCAAGCATACAAACCAATATAGGTACCTACATTATCCTCTCACACTGCAAGAGAAATATAGAACATATGAACATATTTATCCAGTAGATCAGAGTCTACAAGTCCATGTAACACAAGATTGAGCGGTTACGAAGCAATCATCAACCCAAAAGATAAATCCATCTCACAAAAATTATGCATAAAACTGTCTCACAGAAAACATGCATAAATCCATCTCACAGAAAACATGCACATTTGAAGGAAAGGTTTGGAAAGGATTTCTAGGGTTTGAGGAGGGGATACCGTGTGGGGCTGAGGTGTCAGGACTCAGCCTGGAAATGAGATGCAACaaactgaaactctgaatacTCTGAACTTTTTGAATGTTTGAGTTATCTGAAGATTTGAGGAGGAGATGTAGACTTTCGGGAGGATTATGAAGATCCAACAACAAACAAACCAAGCGAAGCGATATCACGAAATCCTAGCCATTAATCGATGTCGGGGACCACTGTTCTGGTCATTCTTTTGTCTTTTTCCTACTTTTGAGCTGTCTGATGCTTGAGAGCTAAGACTACCTCACTTTGTATAAAAACGAATTGCATCTGAGAATGAAAGAGATATCAAAACTCGCAATTATCTTATCTTAGGAAGTAATCTAGATTTAGGAACCCTAGTTTAGGTCCTTGCGGCGCACACCAAATACGTTTTATTCTCTAAAATTGGGTTCCATTTCTAGTAAAATCTGTCTCCGATCTTGACAAAGGTATCAGAGCTCAGCTCTTTCCCTGGCTCTCAAATTTGGAAGGCGCAGGTTGGTGGCGATCTGTGGATTTGCTGCCGTAAAATCCCGACGCCGGAAGAATTCGATCTGGAGGCGAAGAAGGGTCTCGATCTTTGGAGAAGGGTTGGCAGGAGGCTGTAAAATCCCCGGATCCAAATCCTCGAGACGGGCGGCGGTAGACCAGTTCTATGAGGCAATACAGGGAGGGAGAAATCCTGAGCTGTCCTCACAGATCGAAGGAAACTTTATGTATGGTAAACAAGACTCGATCGCACGGGTCGCTGGTAGGTATGGAGGAGATGAACGAAGTGAGGTTGGAGCTGGCTGGGATGAAGGACATTGCTGATCTGAAGAATCTCAAGTCAGAGGTAAGGGAGGTCAAGAAATTGTTGCAGGAACTTTGCAAGCAGAAGGGAACTGATGCAGGGAATTCAGAGACAGAAGGAGGCACTGTTGGTGGAAATCCTGAAGCAAGTGCAGGTGATGCTGCAGGAACCAGTGAACTGTGAGATAGAGGTATACCCAGGTCCACCTTCACCACTTCTGCCGTGTTTGAGATAGTACCTCCCACTTCTTCTGTGCCACAGTGGAGCCAATCTATACCCTGTTCTATGCCTGATCCACAGTTGGGGCAGCATTTTTCTACCACACGTCCCACAGTGCCCCCACACATGTTTCCACAGTTTAGTACTGCAAACCATGAGTCCCAACAGGTAAACAATCAGTTTTTCCATACTAGGATCCCACAGTTTCAGCCTAGAGCAGAAATGTATCATGAACAGATGTAGGGGAACCATAGAGTAAGGATGTTTGATGAGCAGAGGAATCAGTATGTAGGGCAACATGGAGAAGCAAATCATTATGCTGAAGCTATACTAAAAGGACCCAGGTTGGAAATACCTTTTTTCAATGGTGATGACCCTATTGACTGGTTGAAGCAGTGTGAGAAGTTCTTTGAGTTGACTGGAACTCCAATAGACCAATGGGTCAATATGTCTCTAGCACATTTTCAGGGAAGAGCTGCAATGTGGTTTAGGGGAGTTGGATTACCTTGGCAAGTCATATCTTGGCCACAATGGTGTGCCATGATTTGTACGCGGTTTTCTGCAGCTAATGTTCATGAAGCGGTGGAGTTATTCCAAAATGTCAAGCAATATGGAATGACCGTGGAGCAGTATATAGACAAATTTGAGGAGTATGTGGACTTGGTGAGGAGAGATCACCCTTACCTGCAAGAACAGTATATCACAAGCTGTTTTATTGGGGGTCTTAGAAATGACATTAAGCATGATGTGTGTGGGCAGAAGCCACAGGTTTTGCTTGAGTCTTACAGGTATGCGAAAACATATGAGAAAGCTGCTCTTGCTAAGAAAGCTACTTATGGGGTTAACAGAAATATGAGTAAAGGATTTAATGCTGGAGGGCAGGGCAGAAATCAGACTAACAGGAATCAGCCCAGAAATGAAGGGGAAAGAAAGGAGGAGAAAAACTATTGGTTCTGTAAAGAACCTTGGTTGCCAAAACATCAATGCAAAGTAAAACAAGCACTACATGCTTTGTTAGTTGAGGGGAATGAAGAGGAAGGCACCACTGAAGAAACTACTGAACATGAATCCAATGAGGAAGATGAAGGGAAAAACCAAACTGATGATAAAGGAAAAACTAAAGAGGTGATGTGTGTATCACTGAATGCTATCCATGGTACAACTAGACCTGACACTTTTTCAGTGATGATTCAGATTAATGGGAGTAAAATAGTTGGTTTAATTGATAGTGGGAGCACCAGTACTTTCATGGATCTAGATTTGCTATTAAGAACCACTGTCCATTGATAACTTCAGAAGTCAAAAGAGTGGTAGTAGCAGGAGGGGGTGAGTTGAAATCTTAAGTTCAGGTTCTAGACATATTGTATGAGATATAGGGAAGGCAATTCTGCAACTCTTTCAACTTAATTTCACTCAAGGGGTATGATATCATATTAGGAGCAGATTGGATTTATCAACACAGTCCCATAATACTTGATCTGAAGCAAAGGATGCTTGAAATTACCATTGGAACCAATAAGGTCATTTTACAGGACTTTACTAAACCTGGAAAACATCTCCTAATTAACAGCAAAAAGATGGAGAAAACAGTGAGAAAAGGGGCAGTGGGATGTGTATTCCAACTCTGTGAAGTCATAGAGGAAGAAGCAGGGCCAATACCTTTGGAGATTCAAAAGGTCATTTACCAGTTCCCTTAAGTACTGCAAGAACCAAAGGGACTACCACCTAACAGGCCTTGTGGTCATGTCATCACTTTGAAGGCTGGTGCCATACCACCAAATTTGAGACCATACAGAGTCCCTCATTACCAAAAATAAGCTATGGAAAATATCATCACAGAGCTGGTGGAATCTAAAGAGATACATGAGAGTGATAGTCCATATGCCTCACCTGCTGTAATGGTTAGGAAGAAGGATGGCTCTTGGAGATTGGGTGTTGATTATAGAGAATTAAACTCCCAAACAGTCAAGAACAAATTTCCAATGCCAATCATTGAAGATCTGTTGGATGAACTTCATGGtgctaaaatattttcaaaactTTGACTTAAGGTCGGGGTATCATCAAATTAGGATGAATGAGAAAGATGTGCACAAAACTGCTTTCAGGACGCATATGGGACACTATGAATATCAAGTTATGCCTTTTGGGTTAACTAATGCCCCTGCAACCTTTCAATCTCTTATGAACCAAGTACTCCGGCCATTTTTGAGGAAATTTGTGCTCGTGTTCTTCGATGACATTCTAATTTACAGTCAGAACCAGGAAGAACACCTTGAACACTTGAAATTGGTGATGCAAGTGTTGGAAGAAAATAACCTAGTAATCAGGTTGAAGAAGTGTGCTTTTGGACTGTCTGAAGTAGCTTATCTAGTACATATTATTTCAAAGAAAGGGGTGGCTACAGATCCCAGGAAGGTGGATAAAATTACAGGGTGGTCTATTCCTACTGATGTCACTGAACTCAGAAAGTTTTTGGGGATGACAGGGTACTATAGGAGGTTTATTAAAGGCTATGGGTTGATTTGTAGGCCAATGCATGATATGCTCAAGAAACAGGGACTTCAGTGGGGACCTGAGCAAACTGCTGCTTTTAATGAGCTGAAGAACAAGATGGTGTCCAGTCCAGTTCTGGCTATGCCTGACTTTAATAAGGAGTTTGTTATCGAAGCTGATGCTTGTGGCACAGGCATAGGAGCTGTGTTGATGCAATCTGGCAGACCCATATCATTTTTCAGCAAAGCTTTGGGGCCTAAAGCTGCTGGCCAATCAGTTTATGAGAAAGAAGCCATTGCAATTATGGAGGCAATTAAGAAGTGGAGGCACTATATACTTGGAGGGAAATTGATAATCAGGACTGATCAGAAAAACTTAAAATTCATGATGAATCAGAGGCTAGTAGAGGGAATTCAACACAAATTGATGTTGAAGTTAATGGAGTATGATTACTCTATTGAATATAAACCTGGTTGGGAGAATTCTGTAGTAGATGCTCTGTCAAGGATGCCTAGACAACAAGAAGGGGTAGAAGAATCCAGCCAAGCTATTACTGTGGTAGTTCCTGACTGGGTTGAAGATATCAGGAGGAGTTATGATGAAGACCTACAGGCCCATAAAATACTCAGTCTGGTCGGTTCAGAGGCTGATCCAAATGGGGAATATAAGCTGGAATCAGGATTACTGAAATATAAAGGCAGAATATTTGTGGGTCAAAATACAGAGATTAGAAAAGATCTGTTGAGAGGCTATCATGCCTCTTCTTTTGGATGACATTTTGGGATAAGAGCAACATATCATAGAATTAAACTATTGTTCTATTGGCCAGGTCTCAAAAGGGAGGTGGACAAATTTGTGAGAGAATGCCCAACTTGTCAAGTGACAAAAGGAGAGAATGTGCATATTCCTGGTCTGCTAGAGCCATTGGAGATTCCTGATATGGCTTGGTCTCATATTACCATGGATTTTATTGTGGATCTTCCATTGTCCAGAGGGAAAGATGTAACTCTGGTGGTGGTAGACAGGTTGACCAAGTATGCTCACTTCTTAGCTTTATCACATCCTTATACAGTGCAAATGGTGGTGGAGATCTTCATGGATAACATACACAAATTACATGGCATGCCTACTGCCATTATTACTGATAGGGACAGAATATTCACTAGTGAGTTTTTTCAAGAAATCTTTAAAGCAAAAAAGGTGCAATTGAGGTTTAGTACTTCTTATCATCCCCAAATTGATGGACAAACGGAGAGGGTGAATCAATGTTTGTAATCTTATTTGAGAAACATGACTTTTCAAGAGCCCAAGAATTGGTATTCCTGGTTGGCTTTGGCTGAATGGTGGTATAATACCACTTACCACACATCCATCCAAATGACTCCATTTAAGGCTTTGTATGGATACACACCACCTCAGGTAAATGAATTCTCTGTACCCTGCAATGTATCAGCTGAAGCAAGGGTGACTTTGGAGGAGAAGGAAGTTATTCTGCAGAATTTAAAAGAGAATCTAG
This window encodes:
- the LOC107281068 gene encoding uncharacterized protein, translated to MLEAIGQFGRSLKGPSPYEMSGSFLQKRKEKVMDGFKEHKESWELTGCSIMTDAWTDRKGRGVMNLVVHSAHGVLFLDSVECSGDRKDGKYIFELVDRYIEEIGEQHVVQVVTDNASVNTTAASLLTAKRPSIFWNGYAAHCLDLMLEDIGKLGPVEETIANARQVTVFLYAHTRVLDLMRKFLNRDLVRSGVTRFATAYLNLKSLLDNKKELVRLFKSDEMEQLGYLKQAKGKKASKVIRSETFWKNVDIAVNYFEPLANVLRRMDSDVPSMGFFHGLMLEAKKEISQRFDNDKSRFIEVWDIIDKRWDNKIKAPLHLAGYYLNPYYYFPNKQEIESDGSFRAAKWWLNHGTSTPNLRKLAARILSLTCSSSACERNWSVFEQVHTKKRNRLLHERMRDLVFVKFNSKLRNKRENKGRDPIEKEVDDVVADGDNEFITGVVPSSSEMDQQCAKESQQHTTPQAPAPAKRKRPVHAKKRKVRSLQSLMRNAPVHPEAPSSDSEDCDDGIPMQTSDSDKSPSPSPFVS